CCTTTTTCCGTCATTCATCTGGAAAATATGCTCAAACTCGCCCAAGCAGGTGCGGTCATCATGCCGCCCAATCCCGGCTTTTATTATCAGCCACAAAATGTACAGGATATGGTGGATTTTGTGGTCGCACGTATTCTGGATCATCTGGGGGTCACCAATACACTGATGCCAAGATGGGGTGCATGTGTGCCTGAAAATGATTCGGAGGGATTGCGTTGAGTGCATTATTACAGAAGGTAGTCGAAGTGGCCGCTGCCGTGTTGCAGCGCCCGGACGGCACGTTTTTGCTCGCACAGCGACCCGCCGACAAAATATGGGCGGGATACTGGGAATTTCCGGGGGGTAAGGTCGAGGCGGGTGAAACTGCGCACGATGCGCTGGTGCGCGAGTTGCATGAGGAGCTGGGCATTGAGGTTCTTACCGCCTATCCTTGGCTTACGCGCGTGTTCACCTATCCTCATGCAACAGTCAGGCTGAGTTTTTTTCGGGTCACCGAATGGCGAGGGGAGCTCTATCCGCATGAAGGTCAGCAATTTTCGTGGCAACAGGCTCAGGACGTGAGGGTGTCGCCTGTGCTGCCGGCGAATGCGCCTATTTTGCGCGCGCTCGAATTGCCTGCGCTGTATGCGATTAGCAACGTTGCAGAATTGGGTGTGGAGTCGTTTTTGATCAAGCTGCAGGCGCAGCTGGATGCCGGGTTGCAGTTGATCCAATTGCGGGAAAAAAATTTAACGCCCGAGCGACTTCGCGAACTGGCCGTTCGTACCGTGGCAATGGCGCATGCAGCCGGGGCGAAGGTGTTGATTAATGGGGATTTAGCGCTGGCGCGCGAGGTCGGTGCGGACGGCGTGCATCTAACCTCACTACAATTGGCTGAACTGACTGAGCGCCCTTCAGTGGCCTGGTGTGCCGCTTCCTGTCATACGGATGAGGAGTTGCAACGTGCACAGCGACTAGGCTGCGATTTCGCGATGTTAAGCCCTGTGTTGCCAACGCAGAGTCATCCGGGGGCGGCACATCTGGGCTGGGAGCGCTTTTCAGCGTTGGCGGCAGGATCATCCATACCGGTCTATGCGTTAGGCGGGCTAACCCGTGCGGAGATGTCGATAGCGTGGCAGCGGGGTGCGCACGGTATCGCGTTGCTTCGTCAGGCTTGGTAGAGTGGTGCGGTAAAGTCTTGTTCGTCGTCGGGCACGGCGACGCGAAATTCTTCGTCAGCCCATTTCCCCAAGTCGATCATTTT
Above is a window of Gallionella capsiferriformans ES-2 DNA encoding:
- a CDS encoding DNA gyrase inhibitor YacG, with product MSKPPIVPCPRCGKESPWDTNNRFRPFCSERCKMIDLGKWADEEFRVAVPDDEQDFTAPLYQA
- a CDS encoding Nudix family hydrolase codes for the protein MSALLQKVVEVAAAVLQRPDGTFLLAQRPADKIWAGYWEFPGGKVEAGETAHDALVRELHEELGIEVLTAYPWLTRVFTYPHATVRLSFFRVTEWRGELYPHEGQQFSWQQAQDVRVSPVLPANAPILRALELPALYAISNVAELGVESFLIKLQAQLDAGLQLIQLREKNLTPERLRELAVRTVAMAHAAGAKVLINGDLALAREVGADGVHLTSLQLAELTERPSVAWCAASCHTDEELQRAQRLGCDFAMLSPVLPTQSHPGAAHLGWERFSALAAGSSIPVYALGGLTRAEMSIAWQRGAHGIALLRQAW